Within Bdellovibrio sp. ArHS, the genomic segment GTCACCGAAACAAAAAGAGTGGGCAGCGAAGCGTTGGGAGAAGGCTCAAGTGGCCTATGGCGCCCAAGATCACGTTAGCCTCAAGCGCCTCGAAATCATCTGTCTTGCCGAAATGGGAGATCTTGGCCGAATGACTTTGGAAGAAATTTATGAAAGTTCATTAGCCTTGAATGATGAATACCAGGCGTTACGTAAAAGTCTTAAGATATATCGCCGTCATCCGGCATGGAAGTTTTCTACCCGTCGTAAGTACGAAGTTCTTAAAGTCAGGATTCGTAAAGAATTGGGAGTTCGATTTGCTACTTTACAGACACAAATCCTGTCCTTTGAAAATTTGTACGATCAGGCTGCCAAAAGCAGCATGCTGTCTGAAGTTTCACAGGATTTTTCCGAAAGAATTTCGCCGGCATGCTGGCAATAAGAGATCTTAAGAATTTGCAGATTTGAAAACAATTGAAGGTTTGAGATATACTGATAGATTCGTGCCGGGGCTTTCTCAAAGAGATTCCGTCAGCGAGTGGACTCGATATGTCTTTTGCTCAACGATTGACCTCTGTGGGGATGCCGTTTTTAATAGAATCTTTGTCTCCGAAAGGCGTAGGTCATGAATAGATATTTTTTTGGGATACTTGGATGCTTTTTTTCCGTATCCGTTCAAGCCGCAGATTTAGATCAAGTGATTCTTAAAGCTGATGAAATTCGAAATCCACCAGAATCTTTTGAGATGAACATCAAGGTTAAGACTCAAGATCAAGAATATGGTTTTTTGGTGGTTACTTCAGGTAATGAGAAAACACTTATAAAAACTAAATTCCCGATAAAAGACAAAGGACGAAATATGCTTATGTTGGGAACCGATATGTGGCTGTTTATTCCTAATCTTAATCGGTCCGTGCGCATCGCTTTAAATCAGAAATTAAATGGGGAAGTTGCAAATGGCGACATCAGTCGATTGCGATGGCATCAAGACTATAAGCCGAGTCTGTTGTCAGAAAGCCCAGAAGCCTGGACAATTCTGCTAGAGGAAAACAAAAAGGGCCTCACCTATCCACGGCTAGAAGTCAAAATAGAAAAGAAGACCTATCGACCTCTCTTCGCAGATTACATGGGTATCTCGGGCCGCAAGTTAAAAAGAGCCACTTTCTCGGATTACAAAATGCTGGCTGGAAAATTGCGCCCCTCTAAAATTACGATCCAAGACCTAACCAACGAAACAAAGATATCTAATATAGAGATTAGCTCGATAGAGGTAAAAAAAGTGGATGACTCGGTATTTAGTAAAGAGAGATTGAATGATTAGTATTCTGTTTCTTTTTGTGTGTTCAGCTTTTTCTTGGGCTAACAACATTGAGTTCAATTCAGAAGTCTCTTTCATTGACTCGTATAAGGTGAGCGAAAGGGACTCTCTGGGAAAAAGAATTGTATTAATGCCAGAAGTAAAAATAGAAAATGAAAGTCAAAGTTATGACTTCAAAGGCTCCTTCTTATATTGGCATAATTTTACAGAGTCGGATGGACGTCAGTATGAAGTTATCCCGACGAACGTGCTTCGCATCCATAGTCTTTATGTTTCCAAGTATTTAAACAATTGGGTATTTCGACTTGGTTGGGAGGTTCTGGAAAACGGTGAGACGATGGGCGCTCATCGTCCCAACTATTTAAATCCGGTGAGTTTTGAAAATTATGCTTTTGATGCCGAGAAGATTCGCGAGGTCGCGCAACCTGCCGCACATATAAAATATATATTTAATGATTCGGCCGTCGAGTACTTTTATGTCATAAAAAATGAAAAAATACCTTTGCCGCTATTTATAGCCAACGGGACAGTTGCCGATGGGGAACCCGACCGAGTGGCCTTTCGGGATACAGAACAATCGGTTCGGTTGCGTACTTACTTCAGTGAGATCGGTCTTGAATCGACGTTCTTGTACTCTCAGCATTTTAGTAGGGTGCCTGTGTACACACTACAGAGTAATCCCGAAGGAAAAGATGTTTATAAAGTTTTTTCAAAGAAAATGGAAAGTGCAAGTATAAGTATTAATAAAGCCTGGGAACAGTGGGTTTTAAGAGCGGATGTGACTTACCATAAAGACATGCCCTTCATGAGGTTCAGTAGTTCGGATTATATTATCAAGGATCTGTATGACGGAGCTGCGGGGCTTGAGTATAGTTATGGAGAAAAAAGATCCTTAATAACACAGCTACATTATGTGAATAACAATGAACCTGAGTCGCCCTTATACTATGGATCTATCTGGTTAAAAGAATCCTTTTGGCGTGATAAGTTCGACGTGAGTTTGGGCTATTACTCTGGCCTGGGCAATGGTGACAGTCATCTAGTGACAAATCT encodes:
- a CDS encoding outer membrane lipoprotein-sorting protein — translated: MNRYFFGILGCFFSVSVQAADLDQVILKADEIRNPPESFEMNIKVKTQDQEYGFLVVTSGNEKTLIKTKFPIKDKGRNMLMLGTDMWLFIPNLNRSVRIALNQKLNGEVANGDISRLRWHQDYKPSLLSESPEAWTILLEENKKGLTYPRLEVKIEKKTYRPLFADYMGISGRKLKRATFSDYKMLAGKLRPSKITIQDLTNETKISNIEISSIEVKKVDDSVFSKERLND